Below is a window of Solanum stenotomum isolate F172 chromosome 7, ASM1918654v1, whole genome shotgun sequence DNA.
GCAAGTTCAGAAAAGCCAATGACTTTGCCGGACTCTATCAAACTAGTATTTTGAATATCTTGCATAGAATCCTTGGTGACATGATCAGAAGGAGTCTCTGAGAAATGGAACTGGTCCAAAATGGAGCTTATTAACCGCAATAACACCTTTTGTTTATCTGGTTTCAGTGTCATCTCCCGAAAGCATCTATTGAGTAATGCATAATACAATCTCCAGTCCATGAATTTAGAAATTGATCCAACAGCTTCCAAACATGCACTTCTAATATTTTCACCCTTTCCAACTTGTCCATCAAGCAACATTTTAAAGAGAAGAGGGATAAACACTTTATTTATGAGAACCTGCACCAGAATTATTCCCAACTATTAGTACAGCTTAGCAACACAGAGCACAAATTGATGCTTAAAAGAAAAAGGCAAGCAACCACCTTAGACAGATTCCCGGAACTGATGACATTCTTAAAGCGTAACAAAGCCCTTGCTCGCCTGTGTCTCTGAATAAACATAATGTAATGGCATAAGGTGAGAAAGCGCAAAAAGAACTAGGTTTTGGACCATGTGTCCTTTCAATAAAGAGAGAATAACTAGCATCATGAGAAGGTGTAAGGTACTGAAGTATCTTCCCGTTAAAGCATAAAAGTAATACTTCTAATACTACTAATGGAGAAGCATAAATAAAATGGAGCCGTAACTTTACACCAACTTAAGATTAACTTGCAGAGTAGATATAGCATATACCAAAAAATCTATGGCATGGGAATAACTTACTTGCAAATGCACAATATTGTTGAAAAAGTCCTGCTCTGGATCTTCACTGTAAAGAACTGCAAATGATTTGAAGTCTTCCACTGTTGGAAGCTTCAAGACCATATCTCGAAGTAGATCAATCCATACCTAAAATCAGAAAACCAACATTAGCAGAAACTCCAATCCTTGTGAAATACATACCCTGCCCACTACAGCCTAACAATGTCCCTCCCTCCACTACCGGGTCAGTCCTCTACTGACCAGTGGGGGAGAGGAACCTTGAGACATGTAGACGAAAAAAAACATGTCGCATGAATAACCACTAGCAAAACAAATAACTGATTCAAGTGTTGATGGCTGGAAAACACAAAAGGAAATCAAAggcaagaaaggaaaatagagaaaagtAACCAGATAACTAAAGCTTTTTCAGCTCTTGTATTCCATACCTTCTGGATTGTATCTTCTTTGTTCATTGCAGTACCCATGTGCTTCAAAAAGAAGTTGCTTAGAATATGCCTAACCCAGGCTCCAGAAGATTCTTGATCAGATTTCAACTCTCTATCGAGTATTTGACTAGAAAACTCAACAAACGAAAGCAACAATCTATATGCACTCTGTCTCAAAATAAGATCCCCAGATGACATATCATGTATAGCATGTGACAGAATAATCAATGCATGCTCTTCCGGGACAGTGTGGAAAAAATCTGCACTTATCTTTTCATAAGCAGCAATCACGGTATCATAATCAAGATCTCCCAACTCTACAGTAGACGTGGCATTCAATTCACGAAGAAGATTTGCCTGTATGAAATTAAGAGGTGTTACACGTCAACAAACACCTAAAGCAACAAGTTCAAAAGAAAACTAGATGGTCTAGTAATACCGTAGGATTTACAGAAGAATCATTCCCTGCGACAGCATCAAGAACATCACAAATAGAAGTACGGACATCCAAGCCAGCAGAAATTACGAGTGGAGAAACAGATTTGACGATCTTTTTACTGCTTTCACTACCCAATGGTTCTACAATATCCTTAATAATCTGTAAAGTGCCTACACAAATCTCTGCAACCAGAAAGAAAGGTAATCTTAGAAAAAGAGCAAGGACATGAGACCAAACAGGTCCACCTAAACTGTAAGACAAAACTGAGAGACTCTGACCAGGGTCTTTGGATCTCTTTGACAGAAGCGGAAGCAAGATGTCAAGAAACTTCCTTGCAGCCAATGGTCCCTTTATGTGCTTCGATAAAAGCTTGAAGACATTGAGCTCTTTTTCCCCAGGATATTTGACAATCTTCCTGGAAAAATGAATACATCAGTTAAGAGGAGAACTGATGCTAGTGCATCTCATATAACACTTAATTACATAAAGAGGATGCTAAGTCCACTTAGCCATATAGGGTGGATGACACGTACACTCTCTCTTGTAGTTGTGGGGTGGGAGAACTATGGAAGATAATGCTAGAAAACTACAAAGAAAAAGATCTAGTTGGACAGGAACATACTTTGTGTTCTTTtctttcctccttttttttttgggtagcATACATGtgtttttctttccttttttttgtgtgtgcgCGGGGGGGGGGATCTCCCGCTCATGTATAAGTCAACGTATAGGATAAGCAATGAACTAAGGATCCTGGTCTTGTGGACAGAAACGATTCACTAATCCCCatcaatttaagaaaaaatgaattagaataaaagAACAAGCCAATACAAACTCAAGTTGGTAGCTCCAAATAGCAGCGAAGAAAATCGATAGTGAAAAGGAACAGGACGCTGATGAAGCATTAAGAATCAATGTACGAGGTGCCAGTAAGATAAGTTCATACTGAGTACTTCTTGAAAATAGAATTTTCCTTCACTGACCTAGATAGTTGTTTAAGAGTGCCACTACATTCTTTAAGATGATATTTGAGTCCTATGTGAATACTCATAGTTAGCACTTACAAGTGCAAGTAAAACTGTGGTCAGACAAAACTTGAGCATTATGTACATTATTATCCAACCACATTTGATGTGAAGATAACACATTTTGATAGGCTCTCTAATTGTTAAAATGTCATAAGACATCATATCCTGAGGTGACTGTTAAAATTTGTAATATCAGCTAAGGAACAATTTCGAGGCTGGTAAGTCGCAAGCCAAACGAATATACGGTTTACATGGATTAGTTATTTAAAGATTTGTGCAATAAGATATAACCAGCAAGGAAATATTTTCAGCATATGGGTCAATTTTGAGCATGATATTGAAGTCCTATAAATTGACACAATcttcaaaaagggaaaaaaattaaagcaacAACGTTAATTTCACATTGTCATACCTCTTATGTGCACCATCATGTACAAAAAGATGATGCAAACTGCATACTAGTACATCAACGTGAGGAAGCAGTAATCTCTTAAGTGGGTTGTCTTCATTACCTAGCTCAATATCAAGATATAACAGATTCTCCACAAACTTAATAACTGAGGAAACGATGGCATCTGATGCTGTTGAGACTGCTAGCATCGAAAATACATCAGGTACAAGGTTCTTTTCTCGGGACAACAGAGGCACAAGTTTGGAACTTCTACTCATAGccagaaaacaagaaaataacgAGCTTGCTTTCTCACTACTAGCACCTTCCTGTTTGAAACTGGCAACTAAGGGTTTTACTGACAAAAAGAACAAATCCCAAAATTCAGGACTGAAATCATGATCTTCAAATTTGCTAAGGATAAAAGAGATGATCTTCAGGCATAAAGATCTCAAATCCTTGCACTGCTTTGCAGCCATGTTCGTCTGCACAAAAACAAAGACATTGGTTAATAAGATTTTTCTATACAGTATTTTCAAATACTGGTTAATAAGTATTTCTTCAATCAATTCGCAACTTCACCACAAACACAGAGCCCCCTTTTTTCTAATAAGGTAAATAATTTGATTATCAATTGAGGGAAACCCTGTATGCAAACCATATATCAAAAGAACAGAACCTACACCAAAACATGGTTctcaacaaaaatgatccaatcCTCCATACAAATAGGGACCTCACAAATACACCAAAAAGAAACTAGAGATAAAATACTAATTTGCATTTTCACAAAATCTAGTTCCACCCATTCAAATGCAATCTTACTGCTCTCTTTCCAAATGATCTACATGATTACTAAAGGGGCAACACCCCATGTCCTCGGGATTCTCTTCCCCCTTCTATGGGTCCAACTTTACACAACTTCCTTCACAGTACCCAGCATCACCCATTGCATACCAAACAAATTAAGGGCCCTTAAAGGTGTCCCTTAATTTGTTTAGCGTCCTCCCACCCCTTCATGATACTCCTCTACAAACCACACCCAAACACAAAGTTTCCTTTAGTTTTCTCAGAGATTATATAGAGGAAAACTACGTTAGCAGCAGCTAAAAGTTCTTGATTCCTCTCGAGATCAAACATAAATACCCATGAAAAGAAAATGGCATACTATACAGAGTGTTCCTGTCGCCTATTAAAACCAAAATGAAGTTTACTCTAACTGGAAAAATGGGAAAATTCGTACCTCCCATCCCTTCCCCATTTTAAGccataaattttatgaatagTTGACCAAACCACCCTCAAAAAAGCTACCTCTTTTAGGTTATTGCTCAAGGGTGATCTGAAAGGAATACTAATACTGTCAACCACCAAAAACCAAATCAAGGGATATACAAAATCATTTACTATTAATATTAAGTGTCAACCACCTAATACAATATTTTGGGCAACAACATCAGTCTTTTTTTTCTGAAAGTAAACCTGCTAGACTTACAGATGATGACATTACCACGATTTTATCATCTACTTGGTGAGCATGATCAGCCAGCGTCCCATCATTTCGTGTCCCTTCAAGAGTTGATGTACAGCTGTCCAAGAGACGCACAATGCATCCCATTAACAGGTCAAGAAAAGGGCTAAGGTGCACTTCATCAAAAACAGCTACAATATCCTCAATTACATGTAGAAAACCATATCTCTTCTTCCATGAAATGACATTGATACAATCTCTGGAAAAATGCTCCAAGACACTAAATGAGTCAAGCCCATGCTGAAGAACTCCAGGTGTAGTCCAGGGCCATGCACTCTTTGCTGCAGCACCTTGTGAAGCCGATACAAGGGGTTTTATTAGCAAAGCAAAGAAAAGAGGAAGCTCTTCAATATCTAGCTGAGCTAAGAAGCCAAGAATCGCCTTTCGATGATGGACACTTGCATGCTGAGACAAATAATGCATTGAGTTACCGTATTATACTAGAAATGGTAAATAAAGAAGAGAACGTAAAGAACAGGAAACAAAAAGCTATGATACTAGAGGTcagagaaaattaaataaatttgataaataccTTACGAGAAGCGAGAGCCTTTAACTTTCTGACTTTTGGAGACAGTACTCTGATAACAACAGGCACAAGGAAAGCTCTATGCCTTGTATCAACAAGATCTGATTCCCTAGATAAGCTCCACGTCGTGAGCTCCTCCCTCAGACTTTTCGAATTGATCAGATTTTTTAGATGCTGATCATACGGAAGTAAGAAGTCATCTTTCCAATTTAACAGGCAATCAAGGACCTTACTTTGCATGTCAGCATCATCTTCCTCGAGAAGTCTGAATCCCCCAccccaaaataaataaataaataaaaaaggaggAAGAATACAATTAATAGGTAACCTCAAAAAAGATTTAATGAAGTACACAAATTTTGACTGTTGAGAATAATCCAAAACGCAAACCTGTACAGCAAAACCTCCTTAAAGAATTGATTGAGATAAAAAGACCTAGGGTTTCGCATCAGTCTGAATAAGGACAGCCATTCTTGAAGAACACTTTTCCACTCTTTCCCCTTAGAACCCTCCTGATTGTATAACTCCACACTGCATTTTCCAGAACAAGCAGATAAACACTGATCAACTGGAGAAGATAGAAGCGCACATACTTACTGCAAACCTTAAAAACtatagttgaaaaataaaatgcacCTCTTAAGATCTTCAATATTATAGCCTAGGAACTTCAAGAACAGAGGGATGATTTGTCGTGAACGTGATTCAGCAACAGATGGAATTCTCTGTAAGCACTGAATCAACAAGGAAAAAACTGTTGCACATGACGCACCATCAGACACCGGACAGACATAAGACCTAAAGCTTCCAGTCAAATCTGCAAATAtatatcacaataattaataagtaaaACCACTGTGGATAAAAAGAATAGCCAGTGGACTGTATGGACTAAAAGAAAAGCTAGCCAACAGATAAAATTTATCTTTGAGATCTGGGATAAAATAGATGGAACATACTATTAGCTGTTTCTAACGATTCCCCCTTGCTTTGAGCAGCTTCATCACGAGAACCCAGAAAAACAGACAGATAATGATCAAGGTACTCAATATATCTGTCCCACAACAGCCCAAAGTATTGACTGAGGAGGACAGCTATGCAGTCCAATGTCGGGTTCCACAAATAGCTAAAACGGTTATGAAAGATTCCAATAATTCCACTGAGAACAACAGGCATATACTCTTCAGCTACCCTCCCAGCAGATAAACTCATCTGTATTTTGGATATCAGTAGGATGACTTTTCTACTGGTCGCAATAGAAAGAGGCGTTTCTTCAATCAAAAGTAGGAGATGAATCACCTGGAAATAACCAGGAAAGGATTAGTGACAGAAGAAATTACATAACAAAGGAGAAGGTATCACATTCATACATTATTGCCATGGTAATCCACAAGAGTGGTCTGAGGATTATCCATTCTCATTTTCTTCTCAAGGGGCTGTTCATTAGTAGAACTGACATCAGTCAAAGGTTCATAGTGGCACAATATTCTCAAGGTCGAAAGCCGCAAATTCTTGTCGTGGTGGCTCAAATTTGCAGCAAACACGCCTAAGGCATCCACCAACTTACTCACTGCAAGCTCTGGGTGATACTTTTTAGTGCTTGCATCAGCTTGGATTATGGACCTTCAAGCATAATTGTAAAGGGGTTACCAACTGAAAGGAGCAAAAAGAGTTACAAACCTGATTTTCAAACAAATATGAACATACCCACAAACTGAATCCAAAAAATCAGCTACTGGAGACAACACGTGAGAACATGTCTTGTGCTTCCTTGCCAGATCTAAGAAACTGCTTACGACAGAATCATCAAATCTGGAATTTTGATTGGTCAGTGACTTGCAATAAGAACCCAATGCAGCACCAACCAAGCTCTGCCAGGTAGTTCTGGGATGCCCAGCAATGTCAGCTAAGAAAAGCAAAGCACACAAAGGACAGTCAGAAAGAGAGACATGTAATaagttttagtgaaaaaaaaatccctATACATTGGAGCGGGAGGGGGGAAGGTCACAGACTCATAGCAACAAGGTCATCAAAGATTCGCTTCTTTTAGAAACAGATGACACATTCTAGCATATAGGCACTAAGGTCCATATCATGAACATCCCCCAATTAAATTTTAGCACTTGGTGTGTgaaatatttgttcttttttgtcATAAATACCAAAGGTGGTATAGAACTTTGTATAGCTAAGTTTCTCCCTAAGGAATCTAACTCATCTCAGATAACATGTCTTACCAGATTCAGTACTCAAAAGCTCATCTAGAGCATTAACCAAGTCCATTAGCAATGACTCATTTGCTGAACCACCTGCTATAGGGTAACAGCCTACGATTCCCCACAGAATGGCTaactcattttcttcaatttgggTAGAATATGGTTCCTTTTGAATCCGCCGAATCCAGTGGCCAATGGCTTCTCGGAGAAAACTATGAATTCTTGAAAGCTTCTCATTTGGAACTTCATCCAAGAAGCTATGTCCTTGTGCTGGCAGCCTCTTAAAAAAGATCTGCAGCAAATGTATAACCTCTTCTTCTGAAATCTCAATCATATCATTTAATGCACTGAAATGTCATTCAAAGATTAAAGATCAGTTAGCAACCATTAATTATCACATATAAAGAAGTACCAAAAAACAAGAAACCACAATTCAACCCATGAAGTGTACTTTCATGTGCAAAAGTGAAGCCAGGGACAAGGGCAGGACCTTATAATGCTAGCTCTGAAGAAATGGACAATGCAAGGGTCCTTCAATAGAAGATCTTCGACAAAAGACAGCAAACTACAACATTAGGCAATTGTTAGGGAAACAAGCAAGAAATATCACCTGGAAGACAAGCTCACATTTGCAAAAGAAAGGCAATACCTCTTATTCCTCAAATCAAACACAGGAGCCCATTGCATTGAAACAGAAGAGAGAGCAGAAATATTATTAGCTCTATATAGACCATCAAGAATGCAAAGCATTGACTGCATAACTTTGTCAACAATGTTTGATGTTTGATCAATTGCCTTCACAGTAGGATAAGGCAGAATGTAAGTCTGTACAAGTAACTGGATCAATTGTAGCACCCCTTGGTAATCTGGAATAAGCAAAATATCTTAGAAAACTATTTCATAATGTACAAGGCAAAGCACATGAACATCACTTATAGCCTACCAGAAATTTTCTGAATGTAACTAGCTTGCAGGGTAGAAACAAGAAGGGATAAAAGGCGACCAAGGTGCAATAGGTGGCCTTGAGATACACACTCCGTTATCTCCTCATATAAGCAAACCCACATCAACTCCAACTCTGTAGCTTCCAATTCCTCACATAATCTCTGCAGTGCTAGaacaagaacttcaagaatAGCCTCAGCACCTACACTTTGCCAAAAAAACACGTCAAATGGAAAAGCTAGACCCAACAATATGACGGACTGTAATAACACTTCCATTTCTTATAAGGCTTTAACAATTTCATTGCTCCAACAATATTTAAAACCATTAGATACAAAGAAAACATTAATATGAACTGAGTATACATGATTAAAATCATggtaaattttatgttaaattttttgacaTTCTCCTCAAGCTCATATGTAAATCACAGTAAATTTTGTATATCCTACCACCTGAAAATATAGAACATGGAAAGATCTAAGTGCAATTTTATACGGAGCTAGCACTTCGAATTTTCTGCAGGCAGCAAAATAGAAAGTACTGCAATGGTAGATGAGCTTACCCCCTGTGAACTGATCACCTATTACAAACAGAGACTTGTCAGTCAGTAGGCGTAACACTTGTTCAGCCCTTGAGTGTAACCTTGAGGTGCTTCCTCTCACAACATACCACAATAGTGAACTGACAGCGGACTTTCTTATTTCCAATGGCTTCTTCGCAACTTCAAACATAAGCTTCCTAACTCCTGTTGGTTTCAAGAAGTTAATAGCAATGAGGAATGTTTAGCTGAAGACAGCAGTGTGCTTACCTTGCTCACCCatcataaaaacaaaaaacatgTATGAACAGAATGATACACGAAAGAGATCAGAACAGGAAGGAACTGCAAAGTGATACCTCTCGAGTTGATTTCCAGAAAATCTGAATATCTAATAGCAACAACTGCATTTTTACTCTGTCTAGGCATAGGAAGAGTGACAAAACATCCTAAGCCCCTATTTGGAACTACCGAGATGCTTGAGAATATTAGAGCATTCATAACAAATTTGATGGTATTTAACACTTCTTTTTGAAGACTAATGTTTTCTAATTTCAGCCTAGGATTCTTACTGTTATAATCCCATGAAACAGGCATATCAAAGAGAAAATTGCCAGACATTGAGCATCTCTTTACAGGGTTTGTTTACAGAAATCTTTGTACAAGCTTATTTACAAGTCAGTTCTTTATTActtcttgatcttttttttcTGATGAAGTTAAATACTTCTGATTTAGAAACAAATGGTCTATGAGTCATCGTCATACGGTTCTTATCAGGGTTCAATCAGGATTTCTATGATAAATTCTTGATTTGCACAATGGGATGCCGAACCCAGATGCTAGAAAGGAACTGAGCCATAATAGgtattttacttcttttcctAGTCTTCTCAACTACCTCACTGATAACTAGCATTTAGCACCTAAAAGAGAAAACCTTGTTCTGcttgatcaatattttttgtttagaaaCAACAGTTAACTTATTGCATAACACTTCACCATTTGAAGTCATATTTCTGCACTACTCTGCCACAAGctttaaaaaacataataacAAATTGACATAATACAGTCCAGCATCATGCTGTAAAAAGAACATCATTAAAACTTTAAGGTCTAAATAATGAGCAGGATAAGATCTATTAGGGGCAAAACTAAGAGCACCAAAAGCTGGTCATGTCAACTCTTTCCATAACTGCATTGCCTATGTAATCATTTGAATGTAGCACACAGCACAAGAGGACAAAAGATCATGAAATAAATAGAACAGGGAGTAAGGACGGTAACAATGAAGGAAATTAGACCAAATCTCCCTGCTCAGCCAAATAGTTCTAACTACGATGAAAGGCGATAATACATAATAGTAAATCAGTCCCAAAAGAAGCAAACAAGAATACAGCCATAACAGATATACTTGAAATGGCACCTAAAAAGTTCATAAACACAAATTATGCCATTTTCCATGCATTTCATTTCTTTAGACTTGGAGATGACGAAATTGTTTACTCCCAAAGCATTAAAAGCTATAAGATAGTAAGTCATCAAAAAGGGTCATAAAGGAGTGATATACAAAGTTAAGACATAGAAACAGTTGATTATTACATTTTGAAATTGATAGCTTAAAACAGGTCAGGTCAAATATTCTTTTGCAACTACATCTCTACGAATAGAAATTTCTCCAAGAACACATGACAGGCACACAGGTAGAATACCTTTTATAAGTTGTTTAACAGGAGCATTCCTCAATATGAATGATACTGAGTCGGCCATAAATTCGTGGACATACTCCTTGGGATAGTATCTTAATTGTACTGTTACCCTGTGGAGAGAGAGAGGGATAAGCTACTTACTAACACCCAAAACAAGTGGAACCTCCAATTATTTGCAGAGAACAACTTATAAGTATAATCTGCTGAATTGACAGAGAATCACAGTCATATCTGCAAAGTGAAGCTTTGATAGTTGGGTAAACTTACTTTAGAACATCAACAACATCTTTAACAAGATATTTTTGCAGGTACATCATAATAAAAGACCATGACCTGAAAATCTGCAAAACAACAAAGAAGAATTCAGATCAGATATGAAGATAATGTTGAGGCTCACATACTAAAGATTACTTTGCGCAAAACCCAGTACCTGCTCAATTATATCTGGTTCTCTATCAGCACCACTTTTGAGAAGACACGCCAAAGAGTCAGCAATCCTCTGGAGAAAGCTGGCAACAAAAATACGACTAGAATTATTAAAGGAACAACTAAAACCTGTTCTGCATGCATAAACTTACTGAAGTATTAGAACATAGTGGAATAAGCTAGCATAAAGATATGGGTAAAACTGTTGAAATGTTCTTTATGCCAAACTTGTAGAAGTTCTAGGACTGGGTTGATCTGCACACACCCACAAATACTAAACGTCTTCAAGGTCATATGGAATATTTTTTACCATTCACGACACCGTTAAATTAGACAGATGAAGCACAGGGAAACTAAGTTGCACGAACCCTTCTCTTTCAATGCTGAACTCGTGTCATATTCTTCAAAAAgacactacttttggagaatccgacatgCATCCGTTGACCTTTTTGaaaagtccgagcaacataacaGGGAAACAAATAAAACAGACACCAACAAAATGtatcaatttaaaatatgaagatAATACCTGCAAAATGAGAAGgataaaaacaaaaagacaGCCAAACaagataagaaagaaaaactgaCAGCAGGGGCCACAATATTAGGGAATTGTTCCCAGAAATGACGATACTATTTCCAAATATTATTGTTGTGAAACTAAAAGCAAGGTGCTAAACAATCCCCACAATGTTCATTGGCATGAAGCAAGAAGAAAATCAGATAGAAGCAGCACTCACGGTAAGAAGTCCTCCAGGAGATCTCTAGATAAGGCGGCAATCAACCTACAGATAACTATAGCTCATCAATAACGGGACTTGACaataaagaggaaaaagcaATAGTTAAGCACTTTATCTTTGTTGCTCTATTAAGAAAATGATGGGAACAATAATGTAATTCTAGGAATAGTAAGCACTTTACAGATATAGGAATATTTTTAGGAGATTTGAGAGCCTAATGTAATTCTGAAGTAGATAACAAAGTAGCATTTATGCTTCAAAAACAATCAAAGgagtaatattttcttctttcttttttattttgttgtaacTGAGAAATCTCTGAGGCCAGTGGCGCGTAGTTCAAAACTTGGTAGATAATCCCCTTCCTACACCACTTAAATACCCGCTTTTCTGTGGCAGGGTTTGAACCCGTGATTTGAGCCTAACCCACACATCATGCTTCGTGCTCTCACCACTAGCAAAGGGGTTATATTCAAATGAGAACAAATCAAGAAACCTCAATAAGTCTTTCCCtgtacatttttatttatcttttttatcagAAAATCTTTCCCTGTTCATGAAAGCTCTTAATTTGGTCAATCagaatctattttttttagtattatgAATCTTTTCAGATATAAGAGGCGGTGAACTTCCGAAACTAGAGAGAAAAAGATGTACTTGTTCACAAGACGACAAAAGCAAAAACCAAGTGAATCATCAATAAAAGAATCCAGTAAGTTCCCAGAATACCCAAGGATTGGCTCAAGGGATAGTCTCCCTTTCATGTCCAGTCTCGAAAGAAGCTTTGCGACTATCAGTTCCTTCTGCAGTATAATTTGCGGTAGCGTCTGTACCAAGGGAAATATTTCctcataaaatgaaataaaatccTCTGCAGTGTTTAATTCCTGTTATTTTGTCccaaaaaaagagaagagaaataaGTGgaaatccaaaaaagaaaagacaaaacatccTAAAATTTAAGAAACGAACAATCAAAAGCAGTTGAAAGCAACTTCAAAATCAAATGGCAAAGCAGTCAGAAGCTATATTGCATGAACTCTTCATTTGCTTAGACATATATGTGTCGGATCTGGTGTAATGCCTAATGTGTACTTCTTGCAAGTTCTTCGAACAACATTAATACCTCTCTAAGAGTTGAATGTGCTTGAACTGGTGCTTATAAGCACTGAAACTATAAGCAAACGCACGTACCAGATCCCAAACTATTTGGACAATGGAGAAACTTATAGAACTCTTTACCAACTGTTTCTGTGTTTTGTTTTACAGCCTCATAGGGAAAAGAAATCCTGATTGAACCCTTACGAACTGTTTGGAtcttcttcaaatacaaaaatgtaAACATAATCAAATGCAAAAAGATGTAAACATTATCCAAAACTTAATTCTAAGACTTTGTGAAACAACAGCTTCATCCCACTTCTCAAAACATCATCAACAGAATTGATTTGCTGACAATTTTTCGCCAACATCAAGTTCAAGTCCATCTAAAAGATC
It encodes the following:
- the LOC125870629 gene encoding uncharacterized protein LOC125870629, with the protein product MATHSDMYAVKSLNKSPGRRRFTFKTFSERIEDVDIDVYRNLDPLKAEPTEGSSFFRDCITEWRELNTAEDFISFYEEIFPLVQTLPQIILQKELIVAKLLSRLDMKGRLSLEPILGLIAALSRDLLEDFLPFLQRIADSLACLLKSGADREPDIIEQIFRSWSFIMMYLQKYLVKDVVDVLKVTVQLRYYPKEYVHEFMADSVSFILRNAPVKQLIKGVRKLMFEVAKKPLEIRKSAVSSLLWYVVRGSTSRLHSRAEQVLRLLTDKSLFVIGDQFTGGAEAILEVLVLALQRLCEELEATELELMWVCLYEEITECVSQGHLLHLGRLLSLLVSTLQASYIQKISDYQGVLQLIQLLVQTYILPYPTVKAIDQTSNIVDKVMQSMLCILDGLYRANNISALSSVSMQWAPVFDLRNKSLLSFVEDLLLKDPCIVHFFRASIISALNDMIEISEEEVIHLLQIFFKRLPAQGHSFLDEVPNEKLSRIHSFLREAIGHWIRRIQKEPYSTQIEENELAILWGIVGCYPIAGGSANESLLMDLVNALDELLSTESADIAGHPRTTWQSLVGAALGSYCKSLTNQNSRFDDSVVSSFLDLARKHKTCSHVLSPVADFLDSVCGSIIQADASTKKYHPELAVSKLVDALGVFAANLSHHDKNLRLSTLRILCHYEPLTDVSSTNEQPLEKKMRMDNPQTTLVDYHGNNVIHLLLLIEETPLSIATSRKVILLISKIQMSLSAGRVAEEYMPVVLSGIIGIFHNRFSYLWNPTLDCIAVLLSQYFGLLWDRYIEYLDHYLSVFLGSRDEAAQSKGESLETANNLTGSFRSYVCPVSDGASCATVFSLLIQCLQRIPSVAESRSRQIIPLFLKFLGYNIEDLKSVELYNQEGSKGKEWKSVLQEWLSLFRLMRNPRSFYLNQFFKEVLLYRLLEEDDADMQSKVLDCLLNWKDDFLLPYDQHLKNLINSKSLREELTTWSLSRESDLVDTRHRAFLVPVVIRVLSPKVRKLKALASRKHASVHHRKAILGFLAQLDIEELPLFFALLIKPLVSASQGAAAKSAWPWTTPGVLQHGLDSFSVLEHFSRDCINVISWKKRYGFLHVIEDIVAVFDEVHLSPFLDLLMGCIVRLLDSCTSTLEGTRNDGTLADHAHQVDDKIVTNMAAKQCKDLRSLCLKIISFILSKFEDHDFSPEFWDLFFLSVKPLVASFKQEGASSEKASSLFSCFLAMSRSSKLVPLLSREKNLVPDVFSMLAVSTASDAIVSSVIKFVENLLYLDIELGNEDNPLKRLLLPHVDVLVCSLHHLFVHDGAHKRKIVKYPGEKELNVFKLLSKHIKGPLAARKFLDILLPLLSKRSKDPEICVGTLQIIKDIVEPLGSESSKKIVKSVSPLVISAGLDVRTSICDVLDAVAGNDSSVNPTANLLRELNATSTVELGDLDYDTVIAAYEKISADFFHTVPEEHALIILSHAIHDMSSGDLILRQSAYRLLLSFVEFSSQILDRELKSDQESSGAWVRHILSNFFLKHMGTAMNKEDTIQKVWIDLLRDMVLKLPTVEDFKSFAVLYSEDPEQDFFNNIVHLQRHRRARALLRFKNVISSGNLSKVLINKVFIPLLFKMLLDGQVGKGENIRSACLEAVGSISKFMDWRLYYALLNRCFREMTLKPDKQKVLLRLISSILDQFHFSETPSDHVTKDSMQDIQNTSLIESGKVIGFSELAEIQKCLQKDMLPRVHKMLTADTDNLNVNISLILLKLLKLLPGDIMESHLPSIMHRIANFLKNRLESVRDEARAALAACLKELGLEYLQFVVKVLRGTLKRGFELHVLGFTLNFLLSKFLLNPSSGKLDYCLEDLLSIAVNDILSDVSEEKEVEKIASKMKETRKQKSYDTLKLIAQSITFKTHALKMLAPILKHLQKQLTPKVKSKFENMFSHIAAGIQCNPSVNQMELFIFGYGLIKDGIKDESPGHAETSTLMEGKQKKDGVSSQIAKSDKLVSVDPRYSHLITEFALGVLQNYMKNMKFDKKDDQLLSMLDPFVRLLGECLNSKYENVMSASLRCLSPLVRLPLPSLESQAEKIKNSLLNIAQGSVTSSNPLLESCVKLLTVLLRSTKITLSTDQLHMLIQFPLFVDLERNPSFVALSLLKAIVSRKLVVAEIYDIVNRVAELMVTSQVESIRKKSSQILLQFLLDYHISEKRLQQHLDFLLSNLRYEHSTGREAILEMLHAVIMKFPVSIIDEQSQTFFLHLVVCLANDRDNRVRSMTGTVIKLLVGRVSPRSLQSILEFSRSWYLGDKPHLWSAAAQVLGLLIEVLKDGFQKYIDSLLPVMRNILQSAANVLTNKQVDLPNDATISSWKEAYYSLVLFEKILNQFPKLCFRKDLEDLWEAICELLLHPHLWLRNISNRLVACYFATVTEACKENLELPQETYFLMRPSRLFFVATSLCCQLKVLQTDGAASDLITQNLVFSICSLHSFLGKNECKDKFWSTIEHDEQGTLLKAFQQLDSRKGKNIYLSLVSDLSDQEDEGPRYLVISYLLKTMGKISLHVEDMQMRIIFNCFKSVSPKLIDQSRLLSPEGEVDCQSFAYHMLLPLYKVCEGFAGKVISDDVKQLAEGVRGSISNVIGTHIFVQIYSHIRKNIKSKRDKRKQEEKVIAVVNPMRNAKRKLRIAEKHKAHKKRKMMTMKMGRWM